A single genomic interval of Anopheles marshallii chromosome 2, idAnoMarsDA_429_01, whole genome shotgun sequence harbors:
- the LOC128719747 gene encoding lysyl oxidase homolog 2B-like codes for MMSRLVWYVLLAMLTLTLRTGDCAIEDGNRTSALEEARLQRENLVRKYLKRLKKEDGALKLVGGRGDYEGNVEIFHAGKWGAICDDEWDQAEAEVVCRQLGFPGHAKPTHTGYFGRAKRKFWMDNLWCGGKEAELADCHFDGWGTNDCEAGEAAGVICKPHDTETTSKKPIPIEFKVPKERFGQRVELRLVGGRVTGEGRVEVRIVDGEGAAGPWGSVCGDGWGLLEGNVVCRQLNLGYANNAVQTDFFSEESESKAQLPERILLSGTECFGNESTLADCLHDPIGEGSEIRCSERRGHVAAVTCVPQMADLVFDHVEMEQSLHLEDRLMYLLQCAMEENCVATQAYDIQRDNPNWHLESRRLLKFTARVVNMGTADFRPHIPKHLWEWHLCHMHYHSMEVFATFDVIDGRGKRVAEGHKASFCLEDNQCLPGVEPRYACANYGDQGISVNCSDIYRHNIDCQWVDISELDFGEYTMRVAINPEFKVPEMRFDNNAATCRLLYTQTYARVFDCKLERP; via the exons ATGATGTCTCGGTTGGTGTGGTACGTACTGCTGGCGATGCTGACACTTACGCTACGCACCGGAGATTGTGCGATCGAGGACGGTAACCGTACCTCCGCGCTGGAAGAGGCTCGACTGCAGCGAGAAAATCTTGTGCGAAAGTATCTGAAGCGGTTGAAGAAGGAGGACGGTGCCCTGAAGTTGGTTGGCGGTCGGGGTGACTATGAGG GCAATGTGGAGATATTTCATGCCGGCAAATGGGGTGCCATCTGCGATGACGAGTGGGATCAGGCCGAGGCGGAGGTCGTCTGCCGGCAGCTCGGCTTTCCCGGGCACGcgaaaccaacacacaccggTTACTTTGGGCGGGCGAAGCGAAAGTTCTGGATGGACAATCTGTGGTGCGGTGGCAAGGAGGCGGAACTGGCCGATTGTCACTTTGACGGTTGGGGCACGAACGATTGTGAGGCGGGTGAGGCGGCGGGCGTGATTTGCAAACCGCACGACACGGAAACAACGAGCAAGAAGCCGATTCCGATCGAGTTTAAGGTGCCGAAAGAGCGGTTTGGGCAACGGGTCGAATTACGGCTCGTCGGTGGGCGAGTGACGGGGGAGGGTCGGGTGGAGGTGCGGATCGTGGATGGGGAAGGAGCGGCCGGACCCTGGGGTAGTGTATGTGGGGACGGTTGGGGCTTGCTGGAGGGAAATGTTGTCTGTCGTCAGCTGAACCTTGGCTACGCGAATAATGCCGTCCAGACGGACTTCTTTTCGGAGGAATCGGAATCGAAAGCACAACTCCCGGAACGGATCTTGCTGAGCGGGACGGAGTGCTTTGGGAACGAGAGTACATTGGCCGATTGTTTGCATGACCCAATTGGTGAGGGTTCGGAAATTCGTTGTAGCGAGCGACGCGGCCATGTAGCGGCGGTGACGTGTGTACCACAAATGGCCGACCTTGTGTTCGATCACGTCGAGATGGAACAATCGTTACATCTCGAGGATCGTCTCATGTACCTGCTGCAGTGCGCAATGGAGGAAAACTGTGTAGCCACGCAGGCGTACGACATCCAGCGAGACAATCCCAACTGGCATCTGGAGTCGCGCCGATTGCTGAAGTTTACCGCACGCGTTGTTAACATGGGCACGGCAGACTTCCGGCCCCACATACCCAAACATCTGTGGGAGTGGCATCTGTGCCATATGCACTATCACAGCATGGAGGTGTTTGCGACGTTCGACGTGATCGACGGACGGGGCAAGCGAGTGGCCGAAGGTCACAAGGCGTCCTTCTGTCTCGAGGACAACCAGTGTTTGCCGGGTGTGGAACCACGGTACGCTTGTGCCAACTACGGCGATCAGGGCATATCGGTGAACTGTTCCGACATCTACCGGCACAACATCGACTGCCAGTGGGTGGACATCAGTGAGCTTGACTTCGGGGAGTACACGATGCGCGTGGCGATCAATCCCGAGTTTAAGGTACCGGAAATGCGGTTTGATAACAATGCGGCCACCTGTCGTCTGCTCTACACGCAAACGTATGCCCGAGTGTTTGACTGTAAGCTGGAACGTCCGTAA